TCGACGTCGTCTACAAGCGCGAGGTCGCCTCGCCGTGACGCCGCTCCTCGTCGTCGGCGCGCTGCTCGTCGGGCTGGCCGTCGGCTCGTTCCTCAACGTCGTCATCTGGCGCGTCCCGCGCGGCGAGTCCGTCGTGCACCCGCCCAGCGCGTGCCCGCGCTGCGGCCGGGCGATCCGCCCGTACGACAACGTGCCCGTCGTGTCGTGGCTCGTCCTGCGGGGCCGGTGCCGCGACTGCGGCGAGCCGATCGCGGTCCGGTACCCGCTCGTCGAGGCGGGCACGGGCGTGCTGTTCGCCCTCGCGGCGTGGTGGACCGGGCCGTCGTGGTTCCTGCCGGCGCTGCTGTACCTGCTCGCGATCTCCGTCGCGCTCGCGCTCATCGACATCGACACCCGGCGCCTGCCGGACGCGATCGTGAAGCCCGCCTACCCGGTGTCCCTCGCGCTGCTCGCGCTCGCGTCGGCGAACCCCGGCGGCGAGGCCGACTGGGCCGCGCTGCTGCGCGCCGCCGTCGGCGGCGCCGCGATGTTCGTGGCCTACCTGCTCATGGTCCTGGCGTACCCGCGCGGCATGGGGTGGGGCGACGTCAAGCTCGCCGGTGTCATGGGCCTGTACCTCGGCTGGGTCGGCTGGGGCGCGCTGCTGATCGGCTGGTTCGCGGCGTTCGTGCTCGGCGGCGTCTTCGGCCTGGCGCTGATCGTCGTGCGGCGCGCGGGCCGCAAGTCGAGCATCCCGTTCGGCCCGTGGCTGCTGCTCGGCACGCTCGTCGGCATCGTCGCCGGCGAGGCCGTGTGGGGCGCCTACCTCGGCGCCCTCTGACCACACCGCACCGGCTTCGACGCGTCCGTCCTGTTCGCTCAAGTCCGTGCGCGGATCGCCCGATGAGACGGGTGACTCCTCACCACTGGGAAGGACACTCGTGGCAACCACACGTGTCATCGGGCTGGACATCGGCTCCTCGAGCGTCCGGGCCGCCGAGCTCGAGTTCGGCAGCGG
The sequence above is a segment of the Cellulomonas fimi genome. Coding sequences within it:
- a CDS encoding prepilin peptidase, encoding MTPLLVVGALLVGLAVGSFLNVVIWRVPRGESVVHPPSACPRCGRAIRPYDNVPVVSWLVLRGRCRDCGEPIAVRYPLVEAGTGVLFALAAWWTGPSWFLPALLYLLAISVALALIDIDTRRLPDAIVKPAYPVSLALLALASANPGGEADWAALLRAAVGGAAMFVAYLLMVLAYPRGMGWGDVKLAGVMGLYLGWVGWGALLIGWFAAFVLGGVFGLALIVVRRAGRKSSIPFGPWLLLGTLVGIVAGEAVWGAYLGAL